The following coding sequences are from one Nicotiana tomentosiformis chromosome 3, ASM39032v3, whole genome shotgun sequence window:
- the LOC104117084 gene encoding small ribosomal subunit protein uS14z/uS14y/uS14x yields MGHSNIWNAHPKNYGPGSRTCRVCGNPHAIIRKYGLMCCRQCFRSNAKEIGFIKYR; encoded by the exons ATGGGTCACTCCAACATCTGGAACGCTCACCCCAAAAACTACGGCCCTGGCTCTCGGACCTG CCGCGTATGTGGCAATCCACATGCCATTATTAGGAAGTATGGGCTTATGTGCTGCAGGCAGTGCTTCCGCAGCAATGCAAAGGAAATTGGCTTCATTAAG TACCGCTAA